Proteins from a genomic interval of Candidatus Deferrimicrobium borealis:
- a CDS encoding glycosyltransferase family 2 protein: MDDLISVVIPVYNNASKFIGSAIQSILGQTYKNVEIIVVDDCSTDDTSSKILEYKDKIHMVRHDKNLGTAAARNTGVNQCRGRLVAFLDGDDKWTPEKLEIFAESFSRNPEVLFAFSDFSRFEWADGSFYALSNSQIYPFIYETIQGHKYFDRKYFVIPQKDIFALLLRGYPIYPSAIVVRKQIFDLIGMWRKVLRTNEDFDFGLRSSRVTNFIYIDEKLAMIGRHGANLSGDIQHHTEGDISVIDLHLTDPSYNKEEKDLIKYHKGERLCGLGYSYLNSGNNKQAVRKYSEALRYRKWFWHALLRVGYITMVGNRERSRPIVSSIVSG, translated from the coding sequence ATGGACGATCTTATTTCAGTGGTAATCCCTGTTTATAATAACGCTTCAAAGTTCATCGGATCGGCGATTCAGAGCATTTTAGGTCAAACCTACAAGAACGTCGAGATTATCGTTGTAGACGACTGCAGCACAGACGACACCTCAAGTAAAATATTAGAGTACAAAGACAAGATACATATGGTGCGCCACGATAAGAACCTTGGGACGGCAGCTGCAAGAAATACAGGGGTTAACCAGTGTCGCGGGAGACTGGTAGCATTTCTCGACGGAGATGACAAATGGACCCCAGAGAAGCTTGAAATCTTTGCTGAGTCATTCTCCAGAAACCCGGAGGTCCTGTTCGCTTTTTCTGATTTCTCTCGATTTGAGTGGGCCGACGGATCTTTTTATGCCTTGTCAAATTCACAAATATATCCCTTCATCTATGAAACCATACAGGGGCATAAGTATTTCGACCGCAAGTACTTCGTGATTCCCCAAAAAGACATCTTCGCGCTTCTTCTTAGGGGTTACCCAATCTACCCTAGCGCCATAGTCGTCAGGAAACAGATATTTGACTTAATCGGGATGTGGCGTAAAGTTCTTCGAACCAACGAAGATTTCGATTTCGGCCTCAGGAGTTCTCGCGTAACAAATTTTATTTATATTGACGAAAAGCTTGCCATGATTGGTCGTCACGGCGCTAACCTGTCGGGTGATATCCAACACCATACAGAAGGCGATATTTCCGTCATTGATTTGCACCTGACTGACCCAAGCTACAACAAAGAAGAAAAGGATTTAATCAAGTACCACAAAGGAGAAAGGCTTTGTGGTTTGGGCTACAGCTACCTGAATTCCGGAAACAATAAACAGGCAGTCAGAAAATACAGCGAAGCCCTTCGGTACAGAAAGTGGTTCTGGCACGCGCTATTGAGAGTTGGCTATATAACGATGGTAGGCAACCGGGAACGGAGTCGGCCAATCGTATCTTCTATTGTTTCCGGATAG
- a CDS encoding glycosyltransferase family 2 protein, whose protein sequence is MFKYNKNINIKQYPYVTIIIAAYNEEKLIKDKIENTLAIAYPREKLEIIIASDGSTDGTNEIVASYQGKGIELLAISERGGKEKSQKEAVKQSKGNILVFTDVATILDSSAVEQIVSNFADPAIGCVSSEDRVMGKNGKQSGENFYVRYEMWLRRLESRVSSPVGLSGSFFAARRVVCEEFSGDLDSDFRTLLNSVKRGMRGTCDKEAIGYYIDLSDQRKEFDRKVRTVLRGITVFFNNIEFLNIFKYGLFSYQLLCHKLLRWLVPYFLIILFIVNIPLAFVSTKYLFLLVAQLLFYGVGVFSLFYDLYSSERIFIKIPIYFVTVNASILVAWFRYLTGQRVLLWTPSER, encoded by the coding sequence TTGTTTAAGTATAATAAAAATATAAATATAAAGCAATATCCGTATGTTACAATAATAATCGCTGCATACAATGAAGAGAAATTAATAAAGGATAAAATTGAAAATACTCTTGCAATAGCGTATCCGAGAGAAAAACTCGAGATAATAATTGCCTCCGATGGATCGACAGATGGGACTAACGAAATCGTGGCTAGTTATCAAGGAAAAGGAATTGAATTACTTGCTATTTCAGAGCGCGGAGGTAAGGAAAAATCACAGAAGGAGGCTGTTAAGCAATCTAAAGGAAATATATTAGTTTTTACAGATGTCGCCACGATCTTGGATTCTTCGGCGGTTGAACAGATTGTTTCCAACTTTGCCGATCCTGCAATCGGATGCGTAAGTAGCGAAGACCGAGTGATGGGGAAAAACGGGAAACAGTCCGGGGAAAATTTCTATGTCCGGTATGAAATGTGGCTTCGAAGGCTCGAATCACGGGTAAGTTCACCTGTCGGACTCAGCGGATCATTTTTTGCTGCAAGAAGAGTTGTATGCGAGGAATTTTCGGGGGACTTGGATAGTGATTTTCGAACGCTATTGAACAGCGTGAAGCGAGGGATGCGAGGAACCTGCGATAAGGAGGCGATAGGATATTATATTGACCTTTCCGATCAGCGAAAAGAATTTGATAGGAAAGTGAGGACCGTTCTCAGAGGAATAACGGTATTTTTTAATAATATTGAATTTTTAAACATTTTTAAATACGGATTATTCTCATATCAGTTACTTTGCCATAAGCTACTCCGGTGGCTAGTTCCATATTTCTTGATCATTCTTTTCATAGTGAATATTCCACTTGCATTTGTATCTACTAAGTATTTATTTTTATTGGTGGCCCAATTACTTTTTTATGGAGTAGGCGTATTTTCATTATTCTACGATTTATATTCCTCTGAGCGAATATTTATTAAGATCCCGATATACTTCGTAACTGTGAATGCATCGATATTGGTTGCCTGGTTCCGTTATTTAACAGGTCAGCGTGTTCTACTATGGACGCCGTCAGAAAGATGA